One region of Solanum pennellii chromosome 6, SPENNV200 genomic DNA includes:
- the LOC107022266 gene encoding uncharacterized protein LOC107022266 has protein sequence MSGIDLTTQNPQYASVSYQTPSPLPNNPPQMPPHPQNNQTAPPPQNQNQNPTAFNPQTPHTHLNQNTNPQTYPQNYQTAQNVPSPSIALPLPKRTTFQVPIPAKHEVHGSELDHYEEQEREWKAREEAKIDIKEEIKRAMKELQCVPDIAGLSYAELCIHPDLNLPEGFKIPKFGTFGGVGNPMAHLRAYCDQLVGVGKDEALLMRLFSRSLCGEALEWFTSHETRQWPSWSALAKDFIDRFAYNVEIVPDRYSLEKMKQKSTESYPEFAYRCRKEAARVRPPMTEKEIVEVFVRVQEPEYYDRIILLIGAKFAEIVKVGETIEDGLKSGKIARVSASPGSSGLMRKRREEVAAVSYGGRKTPRNSSRPQDRSKPPPKSHQAYRPQSNHSNNYNASPTYQDAQILSYQNPLLNLQNFPSMYPNYPQSYKIPPSYQNIAPNCANVQSSYRAPSPTYQVQAPAYQSPLSNYQAPVPNYQTNPYPRTQAPRPNTRNYQQVPPPQQSGYDPSRPRFEKRPSRNFTALAESRTKLFERLSAAGYIHPVGPSPWMSTLSSTNRSKDVLITPTVLDMTQKTLSILSTRSRILSTRR, from the coding sequence ATGTCTGGGATAGATTTAACAACCCAAAACCCCCAGTATGCTTCCGTATCTTATCAAACTCCCTCACCGCTTCCAAATAACCCTCCTCAAATGCCACCACACCCCCAGAATAATCAAACAGCCCCACCGCCCcagaatcaaaatcaaaatccaacCGCCTTCAACCCCCAAACACCGCATACCCACTTAAACCAAAACACCAATCCTCAAACCTACCCACAAAACTACCAAACCGCACAAAACGTCCCGAGTCCTTCTATAGCTCTACCTCTCCCAAAAAGAACCACTTTCCAAGTTCCCATTCCTGCCAAGCACGAGGTGCACGGTTCTGAGTTGGATCACTACGAGGAGCAGGAGAGAGAGTGGAAGGCAAGGGAAGAAGCAAAGATCGACATAAAGGAGGAGATTAAAAGGGCTATGAAAGAGCTGCAGTGCGTTCCAGACATCGCCGGATTGAGTTATGCAGAATTGTGTATCCACCCAGACTTGAATCTTCCCGAAGGGTTCAAAATCCCGAAGTTTGGTACCTTCGGAGGGGTAGGCAACCCCATGGCGCATTTGAGAGCGTACTGTGACCAActcgtgggagttggcaaaGATGAGGCTTTATTGATGAGGCTTTTCAGCCGGAGTCTGTGCGGGGAGGCCCTAGAATGGTTTACGTCACACGAAACCAGGCAGTGGCCCAGTTGGAGCGCGCTAGCTAAAGACTTCATTGACCGATTTGCGTACAACGTTGAGATAGTCCCTGATCGGTATTCTTTAGAGAAAATGAAGCAGAAATCGACGGAAAGCTATCCGGAATTCGCCTACAGATGTAGAAAAGAAGCGGCAAGGGTGAGGCCTCCAATGACTGAAAAGGAGATTGTAGAAGTGTTTGTGCGGGTGCAAGAGCCCGAATACTATGACAGAATCATTTTGTTAATCGGAGCCAAATTCGCCGAGATAGTCAAGGTTGGCGAGACTATCGAAGACGGTCTGAAGTCGGGGAAGATAGCCCGAGTATCCGCATCTCCTGGATCTTCCGGATTGATGAGGAAGAGGAGAGAGGAAGTTGCCGCTGTTTCATACGGGGGAAGGAAAACTCCCAGAAACTCATCGCGTCCTCAAGATCGCTCCAAGCCTCCACCAAAATCTCACCAAGCCTATCGCCCACAATCCAATCATTCCAACAACTACAATGCTTCCCCCACCTATCAAGATGCtcaaattttgtcttaccaaaATCCACTCTTAAATCTCCAAAATTTTCCCTCCATGTACCCAAATTACCCCCAATCTTACAAAATTCCACCCTCTTATCAGAATATCGCTCCCAACTGTGCCAATGTACAGTCGAGCTATCGAGCACCTTCCCCCACatatcaagtccaagctccaGCATATCAAAGCCCCCTCTCGAATTACCAAGCTCCAGTGCCAAATTACCAGACAAACCCCTACCCTAGAACCCAAGCTCCTCGCCCAAATACCCGCAATTATCAACAGGTTCCTCCCCCTCAGCAAAGCGGGTATGATCCTTCTCGTCCCAGGTTTGAAAAAAGGCCTTCGAGGAACTTTACCGCACTGGCTGAAAGCCGGACCAAGCTATTCGAAAGACTATCCGCGGCTGGATACATCCACCCTGTGGGCCCAAGCCCGTGGATGTCAACTCTAAGTTCTACAAACCGGAGCAAAGATGTGCTTATCACTCCAACAGTGTTGGACATGACACAGAAGACTCTATCAATCTTAAGCACAAGATCCAGGATCTTATCGACCAGGAGGTAG